In Leguminivora glycinivorella isolate SPB_JAAS2020 chromosome 19, LegGlyc_1.1, whole genome shotgun sequence, a single genomic region encodes these proteins:
- the LOC125236487 gene encoding ribosomal protein 63, mitochondrial, which produces MKLTQFLLRRNRLPNGHLFRGKDRLVKKVEPLHLRKVAQDFEVEEQNMLYLRYPYLTEAESAGHAKALGNADKRKQKFQEQSRRMFKNDVTLYERLSHLRVKESWE; this is translated from the exons ATGAAACTAACTCAATTTTTACTCAGGCGTAATCGACTTCCCAATGGACATTTGTTTAGAGGAAAAGATCGTCTGGTGAAAAAGGTGGAGCCGCTACATTTACGTAAAGTGGCACAGGATTTTGAAGTAGAAGAACAAAATATGTTATATTTGCGATATCCGTATCTGACTGAG GCTGAAAGTGCAGGCCACGCAAAGGCATTGGGAAATGCTGATAAAAGGAAACAAAAGTTCCAGGAGCAATCCAGAAGGATGTTCAAAAATGATGTAACATTATATGAACGGCTGAGCCACCTTCGAGTGAAGGAGTCATGGGAATAA